The following coding sequences are from one Nicotiana tomentosiformis chromosome 3, ASM39032v3, whole genome shotgun sequence window:
- the LOC104095467 gene encoding uncharacterized protein, with the protein MIINVLVNSPRGSVFLESHDASNSSTDGSKMYNLFRKTIDKIGKENIVQIVTDNASENVSAGRMMEAMYPHIYWTPCAAHCTNLMFGDIFKENPYASGNFNIVIYTYGERKPPMGYLYEAMDRAKETIAASFEGDVRKYEKVFEIIDIRDENLASEVWIGYHACLEKLVHNSVTIDQIGEEFGRYSQAEGLFGLQAAIRARDIRSPVEWWKQFGHQTPNLQKFAIKVLSLTCSASGCERNWSVFEHIHSKKRNRLELSRLNDLVYIKYNRTLRRRYEAHDTIDPILLDNIDESNEWLTGAPQNHEDEQVYEGDDLDWGTVSMAVGVEENIYGLRGSSSSYKGKGVASSSRSLIDENSENEEDDSQYNANIHEVVEFENLEEE; encoded by the exons ATGATCATAAATGTGTTGGTGAACTCTCCAAGAGGGAGTGTTTTTCTTGAATCTCACGATGCTAGCAACTCTTCTACGGATGGAAGCAAAATGTACAACTTGTTTAGAAAGACTATTGATAAAATTGGAAAGGAAAATATTGTACAAATTGTTACAGATAATGCTAGTGAGAATGTTAGTGCGGGTAGGATGATGGAAGCTATGTATCCACACATTTATTGGACTCCATGTGCTGCCCATTGTACCAACTTGATGTTTGGTGACATATTCAAGGAAAACCCATATGCTTCAGGTAACTTTAATATAGTTATTTATACTTATGGGGAGAGAAAACCACCAATGGGCTATCTTTATGAGGCTATGGATAGAGCCAAAGAGACTATTGCAGCGTCATTTGAGGGAGATGTTAGAAAATATGAGAAAGTTTTTGAGATAATTGATATCAG AGATGAAAATTTGGCTTCGGAGGTGTGGATTGGATACCATGCATGTCTTGAGAAGTTGGTCCATAATTCAGTGACGATAGATCAAATAGGGGAGGAGTTTGGTAGGTACTCACAAGCAGAGGGCTTATTTGGTTTACAAGCGGCCATTAGAGCCAGAGACATAAGGTCGCCAG ttGAATGGTGGAAGCAATTTGGACATCAAACTCCAAACTTGCAAAAGTTTGCCATCAAAGTACTAAGCCTAACTTGTAGTGCATCTGGATGCGAGAGAAATTGGAGCGTATTTGAGCAT ATTCACTCCAAGAAAAGGAATAGGCTTGAGCTATCGCGTCTCAATGATCTAGTGTATATTAAATACAATAGAACATTGAGGCGACGTTATGAAGCTCACGATACCATTGATCCAATTTTGTTGGACAACATTGACGAGTCAAATGAATGGTTAACTGGAGCCCCCCAAAATCATGAAGATGAACAAGTGTATGAAGGAGATGATCTTGATTGGGGTACTGTTTCTATGGCGGTTGGAGTTGAGGAGAATATCTATGGTCTCAGAGGGAGTTCTTCAAGTTACAAGGGAAAGGGAGTAGCAAGTTCAAGCCGGTCCCTAATTGATGAAAACTCCGAGAATGAAGAAGATGATAGCCAATATAATGCTAACATTCATGaagttgtagaatttgaaaatcttgaagaagaatag